The Daucus carota subsp. sativus chromosome 2, DH1 v3.0, whole genome shotgun sequence genome includes a window with the following:
- the LOC108206319 gene encoding zinc finger A20 and AN1 domain-containing stress-associated protein 5, which yields MSHNEETEFKAVPESNLALCINRGVTGPKLSENTGRQALIIASPAAPQADKDEVTKESGSEMIEVVKREVNRCSGCRRKVGLAGFKCRCGKLLCSQHRYSDRHECGYDYKAAGREAIARENPVVKAAKIVRI from the coding sequence ATGTCACACAACGAAGAAACCGAATTCAAAGCCGTGCCTGAATCAAATCTAGCTCTCTGTATCAACCGCGGCGTCACCGGACCGAAATTATCGGAAAATACCGGCAGACAGGCATTGATCATCGCCTCGCCGGCGGCGCCGCAAGCTGATAAGGATGAAGTGACGAAGGAAAGTGGAAGCGAGATGATCGAGGTGGTGAAACGAGAGGTGAATCGGTGCTCAGGGTGTCGGAGGAAGGTTGGACTGGCCGGATTTAAGTGCCGGTGTGGCAAGTTATTGTGCTCGCAGCATCGGTATTCGGATAGGCATGAGTGTGGGTATGACTATAAAGCGGCTGGTAGAGAAGCGATCGCGAGGGAGAATCCGGTTGTCAAGGCGGCGAAGATTGTTAGGATATGA
- the LOC108208840 gene encoding F-box/kelch-repeat protein At3g23880-like — protein sequence MNHQVRVPLDNYKKVYAQIGLWIAASLNGITDASLNNIRRKIKNLSTMASVEKSKREMMKVLPEQIISYEILTRVPTKSLVRCKSVCKSWLSLLSDPKFTKLHCEIRAQQNPDDYDCLVASKYTTGLVSVSRHEQTCILPPDRFNLMKLIGSIHGLVCLRRDHEDKLWLWNPAIRRAKEFWSPSLQRQGGRIYCWNNFGFGFDHVRNDYKVVVFSDSVDRMWSAFLYSSNSDTWSHLIVPEHVIEQAKLKQILSYCPTTTIVKDCPYWTSYNPSGHRLNFLKFDTRTNKFEFLPEFQSKSGRDTILVNMMDRPALMDYEQNFQNISVDVCSLDEDSGVWRKMYSVGPIANCGLKWDLTQGFKYGGSIVFYSDGVFSYYDHKTDTMCLVPGPI from the exons ATGAATCATCAAGTCCGAGTTCCTCTCGACAACTATAAGAAAGTTTATGCCCAAATAGGTTTGTGGATAGCTGCTAGTCTGAATGGTATCACAGACGCTAGTCTAAACAATATCagaagaaaaatcaaaaatctcagTACCATGGCCTCGGTTGAAAAATCCAAAAGAGAGATGATGAAAGTGCTGCCTGAACAGATAATTTCTTACGAGATATTAACCCGTGTTCCAACAAAATCACTGGTAAGATGCAAATCAGTTTGTAAATCATGGCTATCTCTGTTATCTGATCCTAAATTCACAAAACTCCACTGTGAAATCCGCGCCCAGCAAAACCCTGATGACTATGACTGTCTCGTAGCTTCTAAGTACACTACTGGACTTGTCAGCGTCTCGAGACACGAACAAACATGTATACTCCCTCCTGATCGTTTcaatttgatgaaattgatcgGTTCTATTCACGGCCTGGTTTGTCTCCGCCGTGATCATGAGGACAAGTTGTGGTTATGGAACCCTGCTATTCGTCGAGCCAAGGAATTCTGGTCACCAAGTCTGCAGAGGCAGGGAGGGAGAATCTACTGTTGGAATAACTTCGGGTTCGGTTTTGATCATGTCAGGAATGATTATAAGGTGGTAGTGTTCAGTGATTCGGTTGATAGAATGTGGTCTGCTTTTCTGTACTCCTCGAATTCAGATACATGGAGCCATCTAATTGTTCCTGAACATGTCATAGAACAGGCGAAACTAAAGCAGATACTATCATACTGTCCGACGACTACTATTGTGAAGGATTGTCCTTACTGGACATCATATAATCCTTCTGGACATCGGTTAAATTTCCTGAAGTTTGATACCAGAACTAACAAATTCGAGTTCTTGCCTGAATTTCAGAGTAAAAGCGGAAGAGATACTATATTAGTGAATATGATGGATCGTCCTGCTTTGATGGATTATGAACAAAACTTCCAAAATATTAGTGTAGATGTATGTTCATTGGACGAGGACAGTGGTGTCTGGAGGAAGATGTATAGTGTCGGACCAATCGCTAACTGTGGTTTAAAATGGGATCTAACACAGGGTTTTAAGTACGGGGGCTCGATTGTGTTTTATAGTGACGGAGTCTTTTCTTACTATGATCACAAGACAGATACAATGTGCCTTGTTCCAG gtccaatttag
- the LOC108208841 gene encoding putative F-box protein At3g16210, which yields MTEYQGTEANNLKSETIMELPEQIIRYEIFTRLPVKSLVRFKSVCKSWLSLLSDPKFAKEHYHISAMLNPNEYDCLLALKCQTKLVSLTRLEETRIVPLDRHNSRQQYELIGSIHGLVCLRQDKELWLWNPAIHQSKEFTLPRAHTHGWRKPSRDYFGFGFDHVSNDYKVVLLSTSYERMSSAYVYSYNSDAWSPLIVPDYFCPEYVFPFPCEREVSIVKDCPYWTLYCRNWSDEFVVLKHLKFEIGSNEFRLLPEFQWKSGKFTTLVNMMDRPSLMDYEQNSGNISVDVYSLDEENGVWSKMYSVGPIANYGLRRNLSQGFKYGGEIVFEAGGMFSYYDQETDRIIPIPGESCFSAASCYRYTPSLVYLEGMTVDTP from the coding sequence ATGACAGAGTATCAAGGAACAGAAGCAAATAATCTGAAAAGTGAGACGATCATGGAGCTACCCGAACAAATAATCCGCTACGAGATATTTACACGACTCCCAGTGAAATCACTGGTACGCTTCAAATCCGTTTGCAAATCGTGGCTATCTCTGCTATCCGATCCGAAATTCGCAAAAGAACACTACCATATCTCCGCCATGCTAAATCCTAACGAATATGACTGCCTCCTAGCTTTGAAGTGCCAAACTAAACTCGTCAGCCTCACTCGACTTGAAGAAACACGTATAGTCCCCCTGGATCGTCACAATTCACGACAACAATACGAATTGATTGGTTCTATTCACGGCTTAGTTTGTCTCCGACAGGACAAGGAGTTGTGGCTATGGAACCCCGCTATTCATCAGTCTAAGGAATTCACATTACCACGTGCACATACGCATGGATGGAGAAAACCCTCTCGGGATTACTTCGGATTCGGTTTTGATCATGTAAGTAATGACTACAAGGTGGTACTCCTCAGTACTTCTTATGAGAGAATGTCGTCGGCTTACGTTTATTCCTATAATTCGGATGCATGGAGCCCTCTGATTGTTCCGGATTATTTTTGTCCTGAGTATGTTTTTCCTTTTCCTTGTGAAAGAGAGGTGTCTATTGTGAAGGATTGCCCTTACTGGACATTATATTGCAGAAATTGGTCAGATGAGTTTGTGGTTTTAAAACACTTGAAGTTCGAAATTGGAAGTAACGAGTTTAGGTTGTTGCCTGAATTTCAGTGGAAAAGCGGAAAATTTACTACATTAGTAAATATGATGGATCGGCCTTCTTTGATGGATTATGAACAAAACTCGGGAAACATTAGTGTGGATGTATATTCGTTGGACGAGGAGAATGGTGTTTGGAGTAAGATGTACAGTGTCGGACCAATTGCTAACTATGGTTTGAGACGGAACTTGTCACAGGGTTTTAAGTACGGTGGTGAGATTGTCTTTGAGGCGGGTGGAATGTTTTCTTACTATGATCAAGAGACAGATAGAATCATTCCTATTCCAGGAGAAAGTTGTTTCAGTGCAGCAAGCTGCTACAGATACACGCCTAGTTTGGTTTATCTTGAAGGAATGACAGTGGACACTCCTTAG
- the LOC108208844 gene encoding sm-like protein LSM7 translates to MSGRKETVLDLAKFVDKGVQVKLTGGRQVTGTLKGYDQLLNLVLDEAVEFLRDADDPLKTTDQTRRLGLIVCRGTAVMLVSPTDGTDEIANPFVQPDGA, encoded by the exons ATG TCCGGTAGAAAAGAAACTGTTCTTGATTTAGCCAAGTTTGTCGACAAGGGAGTTCAAGTTAAGCTTACTGGCGGAAGACAAG TGACAGGAACACTTAAAGGATATGATCAGTTATTGAACCTTGTGTTGGATGAAGCTGTAGAGTTCCTTAGAG ATGCAGATGATCCACTGAAAACAACTGATCAGACCAGGCGCCTGGGCTTGATA GTTTGTAGAGGAACTGCTGTGATGCTGGTTTCTCCTACTGATGGGACGGATGAGATCGCAAACCCCTTTGTGCAGCCAGATGGAGCATAG